The nucleotide sequence cttggtcataaaaggggccgaggaggtggagcatgcagaggcaaactccaagtatcgagacaaggctgaagggcagaggccaaggaacttcgtaagatcggtgtcaacgagcttctcattaagatagccgagagtgaaggacttcgggtcgtgcaagagtgcacaactgaggaacgaagcaggcagtatgtaatgttgtacctttgctactcagtggaacaggtagcagggttgatggagaagacggtacaatcccagaggcgatcaaaactattagagacttacttcgttggggtgaaaacttcttgcattccagaaattAAAtgacattaagaaggtgaattatagtagctaactcaacgcaaggagtgcaaacacttcgagtgcttcaaaagtgtgagcaaagaatgggcgaaggtcagtaaccagctcgatgcatggagtataactcTCGAGGAGataggcgaagtcaagtaaccattgtcttcccaactcttaagagaatgggtgaaaccaagtaccccaattcccATATCTATCCAAAAGAGGAGCTCtgtataggttcaaagacccttcgaagataatggaagacaatagttgtcaaatcctcaccaatggtgattagtgctactgagagtagattatccgctttatttcccaacaaaatgccaatcgaaagtgaaagtgatacgaatctacttggaagtgacaactaagtgaaagaagagtcgatgggcaaattttgtggaggaatgacccaaaacttcaaaagtttatgaggtgatgctcgttaaaactccaacaagcatccacccagttcaagcagcaagagacatttgagagactggcgcatagtaaggatggtcttttccttcatttggaggatccgtaggaaccaacatggatcaacataactcagccaaccccacactagagtcagagtcattggcaagttgaagcagcatgatggatcaaaagtttgactactcaacaacaacagcaGAGAGCAGCTGAGAGCCAAGAGCCAAATTGcagttggagtagaagattgaaaacttagcaaaggcgaggagttgcaatgtcgacaaaagcttcgacgaggacgtcgaaggaataagtgggggagaatatcacggacaaaattctaaataggatgtttgatgtaatgcttatgtatgtccgtgtcatttggtttatttatgctttgcacaacatgtagagggacgatcgaaggcttaacagccccattttaattgagtttggtggtcgttttaagcatgtaaataaaggttatatcatgtggacacttgtgagagatattcggtctgtagtagaccattttgaccctttattgtacaaccgtttagagcttgtaaagtctgtttgtaatttgcattgtctatgaagtgttttctaaaatgtttgcttgtggatcccgagtaagacgatttttctaacccgttttctcttttgtaggtcctaagggaccatgggagatttcggggaggctgacctttgtggacggacacgcaagggtgccacatgacAGGTTGGTCTATTCTCAGGAGTGGGTAGCAATCTTTGGGGCATGCTTGGTTAAGATCAGTGTAGtcgacacacatcctccagctcccaTTGTGTTTCTTAACAAGGATTACATTTGACAACCACCGAGGATATTTTATCTCGGTTATGAACCCAACCTCACTAAGGCAGTCTATTTCATTACTGATTGCCTTTTGCTGATCAGGGGTGAATTTCCTCAGCCTCTGCTTCATAGGTCGCGCTTCAGGGTGGATGTTGAGGTGGTGTTGGGTCGTCAACGAATTGATTCTGGGCATGTCTTTTGGGAACCATATGAATACATCagcatttttctttagaaaatCGATCAGCTAGAGTTGATCTGCTTTAGGGAGCGTCGTTTCGACTTTTACGGTCATGTCGGGCCAGTCCCTTTTCAAGGGAACTTCGGTGAGCTATTTTGGTGGTTCCAGGTGTGTTGGTATTCTGGCTTCTTCATGGGGATCTGGGGCTTGCTGGGGTCGCGGCTTCTTCAGGAGAGTGACCACCGTCAGATAGCACCGCCTTGATTCTCTAGGATCATTTCGGGATTTCCCGACTCTCGCTGGCGTTGGAAACTTGATGGCTCGGTGGTAGGTGGAAACTACCGCTCTCAATTTGTTGAGCGTCGGGCAATCgaggatgacattgtaggctgAGGGAAGGTCAACTACCATGAAGGCGATCATCGTCGTCTTAGCTCTTGGTTCTTCTCCGATGGTAACGGGGAGGGTGGTGGTCCCGAGTGGGGAGACAGAATTCCCCGTAAATCCGGTAAGTGTCAATGCCATGGGGGTGAGGTCCTCATTAGTTAGACCGAGCTTTTTGAAGGCGTCGAGGTACAGCATGTCGGCATAGCTCTCGGTGTCAACCATCAGTCTCTTCACTCGAGCGTTGGCGATCTGGATGGAGATCACTAAAGCATCATCGTGCTTTGGTTCTAAAGGTGATTTTGGGTTCGAACTCAGGTCTGAGATGCTTCTCCACCGTGCTACGGGCATAGGCTTTTCTCGCCATTGTGCTGCTACCGCAAAAAATCGGTCCGCCGGTGATGATGTTGATTTGTTTCTCGACGGGGTCCCTGGGGCGCGATAATGCTTGTCTTGGTTCCTTCAAGTAGTGCCCGAGGTGACCTCTTCAGATCAACTcaatttgattctggaggtcgtGGCAGTCTTCCGGATCATGGTCGTAATCCCGATGGAACCTACAATATTTAGATCAGTCCTTGTTAGTAGCTTTTAAGGGGTTGGGTTGTCTCAAGAGTCCTTTCTCCCTGATCTGGAGGAAGATCTTAGTACGAGAGGTGTTTAAAGGCAAAGGCGGGGACCTCGGGAGTAGTGACTCGGGTCGATCGGGCCTTATATGGGGTTGCGCTACTGGTGACCCTGAAGTTGTCCCTTGGGCCTATTCTATCCTTTGCCTCTTGCCATCCTCGCGCCTTCCTGCCATTAGGACTTCTGCGACAATGTACTGGTTGGCGCGTTGGAGCATCTCAGGGATGGTTGCGGGTGGCTTCTTGATtaacgaccagaagaaccttgaggGTCGAAAGCCTATCAAAAATGCTTGCATGATCAGAGAGGGGTGGGTGTCTGGGAACCCCCGGATTTCAACGGCAAAGCACGCGATAAATTGGGAAAGTGATTCGCCATCACATTGAGACAATGCAAGCAGCATGGCCATGGAAGACCTGGGCCGCACACTGGCTAGGAAATTTTGCTCGAACTCCCTTGCGAGCTAATCAAAAGAAGAGACCGAGGCCAGCTATAGTTGGCTGAACCACGCCCGCGTCGGTCCTCTGAAGGTAGTCTGGAATGCCCGACACATTAAGGTGTCGGAAGTGCCATAAAGGGTCATTTGAGCCAGAAATGCAGCGACATGTTCCGTGGGGTCGGAGCCGCTGTCATACGTCTCTAATGCCGGGATTCTAAAGTTGAGCGGCACAGGCTTGTCCTGGATCTCTTAAGCAAAAGGGGATCCACCCGAGCTGCTTTCCCCAGTCTCGCCGCGTGACTTCTGGAATTCGTGTTGGAACTCGTCTAGGCGACAGTTGACCACGGACAGCTAGACCATGAATGAGTCATACGCTGAGTCGATAAGGTGTCAGGCTCAGGGAGCGATGGAGTGGCTCGGTGAGGTGCGGGGGCACTATGTTCGAGGAGGTTTCTAAGGGTTGCGATCTGCTCTCGAGCTTCTCCTATCCTGACTTGTTCCCCGTTTGGCCTTTGTGGTGTTGGGTCAGTAAGGGAACTCGCTGACTGCACGATCTGCGGGATGAGCGGGATGATTATTTGCATCATTCCCGCCAAGGTTTGCACTTGCTTGGCCAGGTCGAGGAACGCCTCAGGCGAAACGACCGAGGGTCCCATAGTATATCCAGGGGGAGGGAGTcctgggtcattgaacaggcGCCAGTAGTGATCCGACGTCGGGGTCGGGATGCCCCCATTCTTGAGGATAGGGAGGGGTTGATCACCGAGTCTGAAAGGGAGGTGATCAACTGGTGGTTCTACCTCGGGGTGAGCTCCTGCGGGGTGCTCCTATGACATCGGCCCTCATTCTAATGTCAAAATATTGGTAAACTTATGCACCGAGGCCGAGGAGttagcacggcttggtccacgggtcgatgtccggAGTTCTCGATGGCTTGGAAGAAGCCATGGAGCCGGCTAGATCAAGGGTCGGGACGACTACGCCTCCGGGGGTGGTCGAGTTCTTGCACACACGCCCTGATCGGGGAGGTTCCCGACTTGGGCCCCTCATAGATTAAGTCGGTAGTCttgtttttctcctctcttgGCTAGGTGTTGGCTATGGGTTTTAATACTGCTGCTCGAGGATCGATCGTACGTGGACCTGGCGCGTCGACCGACCCTCGAGTGATGAGATGGTACTTTCGTACGATCGTCGCTCGGTATGCGTGGAGCGATGCCATACGGCATCGTCCCGAGCTTTTCGGGATAAAATTTGCAGAGGGGGTGCCTCCCTATATAGGCTTCGGTTCGACGTGGAAAGTCAGCCCTCGTGCTGACTCGACAGAGGTGTGACGTGACGTGGGTCATGACGTGGTCGAGATCCAAAAACAATTTTTTCCTCTGTTAGACAGAACGTAGAATAAACGAAGAAAACGGTTTTTCCCTCTATCATGACATGGCGTGGGTCATGACGTCAAAAATTTCAGGTTGCTTACGTCAGTCGCGGGCCGGGACCATAAATGGGTGCAGTTGCTAACCTCTCGCGCTCCCCCTCACCTTCTTCCCGAGTTCCGTAAGGTCCTCTCGCAGATCTTTCTGTGTTctcgctttctctctctctctctcgctctgtcACTCTACCATCTCTCATGGCGGATCAGCTTCTCTCCACCGCAACACACCACCATACCCTTCCAGAGAACTACGTAAGACCAGAGTCTCAAAGACCTCGCCTCACACAAGTGATCACCGACGCAAGCATCCCCATCATCGATCTCGGCTCCCCCGACAAGGCCCAGATCATCTCTCGTATAGGCCAAGCCTGCCAATCCTACGGCTTCTTCCAGGTCTACTAATTCCAATAACCTGCTTGTAACTGTTCCCTTGCTGCTCAACTGCGTCCCTCAAGCATCGTTTCTGGTTTTCTGTGCACAAATAGGTTGTGAACCATGGAATTGACACTGAACTGATGGTGAAGATGATGACTACTGGTCTGGAGTTCTTCCGTCTTCCTTCCGAGGAGAAGGCGAAGCTATATTCCGATGACCCGTCGAAGAAAATTAGACTTTCGACGAGCTTTAATGTAAAAAAGGAGTTGGTTCACAATTGGAGGGATTACCTCCGGCTTCACTGCTATCCTCTCGAGGAGTATGTTCCCGGTTGGCCTTCTAATCCCTCCTCATTTAAGTAAGTCTTTCgtgcttctcctcctcttcatccTCTTTAGTGGGAGAGGAGTCATGTGGTAGAATAACATCTAGTCAACGCCGTTCTCTAGGAAGTTCAAGAAAGCTCCAATAGATTTTAAAAGATTGGTTTGCAGCTAATCGATATATTCTATTCATGCATTATGTCGTGGCGTTTACATCCTTTGCACTTGCAGCATGCACGCATGAGAGAAGAACATCGGTTCTTTCAGTTGACCCTTCATAGGAATTGAGCAATCATGCATGCACGAGAGAAGAACATCGGTTCGAGTCGACTCTTCACAGGAATTGAACCATCATGCATGCATGAGAGAAGAACATGGGTTCTGGTCTCTGAGTTGACCCTTCAACAGGAATCGAGTCATCGTGCATGCATTAGAGAAGAACATCGGTTCTTTGAGTTGACCCTTCACGGGAATTGAGCCAGTGAAGTCTGCTCGGGGAGGCCGGATAGAGTCTACCTCCGGCTTTTCAGCTTCCTTATTGTTGAAAAGCCGAAGGTAACATGGAAATCAACTTGGGGATGTCATCTGACACAGACTTGACCATGAAATTTCTTGACGTAAAAGAAACCCAAAATCTGAGTCAGTACGAGACTCTGATCAAAAGAATAGGAACCTAATTGTACTCAAAAAGACCTTCACATCCCGGGGAGAGAAGAGAAGCTTCTTTACTAACTATGGACTCGTAGGCAATTAAACGTGAGGACAAAAACAACTCGAACCGAGCGTCAGAACATGTGCTCGCACATGCTAAGGAACCAATCAGACTTAGATGTAGGACAACGGAGCGACATTGGTAACATCTGAAACTATGCATTCAATAGTGGGATCTGTGCTAAAACATTGGCTTAATTGAATAGTCTAATTTCTTGATGATCAAATTTGAAGAGCTTgtgcttcttccttcttcttcctcgtcaCAGGGAAGTGGTTAGCACTTACTGTCAGCAAGTTCGTGGACTGGGATTCCGTCTCCTTGGAGCAATATCATTGAGCTTAGGTTTGGAGGAGGACTTCATCGAGAGGGCGCTGGGCGAGCAAGAGCAACATATGGCCATCAACTACTACCCCAAGTGCCCGGAACCTGAGCTCACATATGGCCTGCCGGCCCA is from Musa acuminata AAA Group cultivar baxijiao chromosome BXJ3-8, Cavendish_Baxijiao_AAA, whole genome shotgun sequence and encodes:
- the LOC135645329 gene encoding flavanone 3-dioxygenase 2-like, whose translation is MADQLLSTATHHHTLPENYVRPESQRPRLTQVITDASIPIIDLGSPDKAQIISRIGQACQSYGFFQVVNHGIDTELMVKMMTTGLEFFRLPSEEKAKLYSDDPSKKIRLSTSFNVKKELVHNWRDYLRLHCYPLEEYVPGWPSNPSSFKEVVSTYCQQVRGLGFRLLGAISLSLGLEEDFIERALGEQEQHMAINYYPKCPEPELTYGLPAHTDPNALTVLLQDSDVAGLQVLRDGKWMAVDPKPSALVINIGDQLQALSNGRYNSVWHRAVVNSNKERMSVASFLCPCNNVIISPPEELVSEGSPATYRRYTYDEYYKKFWSRNLDGEHCLELFKREKAF